The Alkalinema sp. FACHB-956 genome contains the following window.
GCGATCGGGCTCATAGGGGATCCTTACTAGTTTTGGATGAATTGAGACGTTAGAAGTTGGAAATTAGAATTATCCATTACCCAGAAGACTCCATCAAATAGCCAGTTAATTCAGTATATTGGGAAAATACACCATCTACACTTGCCAGCTTTGCCTGATACTCTAGAGCCGTTGCAATAATCATTCGATCGAACGGATCTTTATGGATAGGTGACAATTGAACCGCTCGAGCTGCAATGCTTGGAGTCAACGGAAAAATCTCAATTCCTAATGGCGCAAGCGCTCCTTGAAACCATTCCTGGACTGTAAAAGGTAGCTTGAGCCGCCCTTTCTCCTGAGCTAAAGTAATCTCATAACACGATACTGGCGAAACCCCAATCCGTTGGGCGGATGCCAGCTGATCAACCCACGCTCCTGGAAAATTATCAAGATTTCGATTCACCAGCCAAATCCAAATGTGAGTATCTAAAACTATCATTTCAGACATTCCCAATCCTCTTCATCCACGATCGGGCCAACAATATCACCCAAAACTTCAATTTTCCCAGCCAGTGGGCTATCAAACGATCTATACTTTCCACTGATCGGCACCGAACTCTCCAAAACCGTCACAATCAAACGAGCCGATTGTACCTCCGGTTGTTCATCCAGCCAAACCACCTGGCCGTTTTCATAAATCGCTTCATAACTTTTCAGCATGATCATTCCCCTCAGTAAGCATATAGATCCTAGCAGTCTTCCTTGCTTCCCTCAAGTTGCTTTCATTGTAGATGAGTCGCAGCTTCGATCGGTAGATCCAGACTTCCGTAGGAGATATAGCGTCGCTGAGCAATGATAAATCCGTAGTCGCACCACCTCGTTGTTCTCTTTCCCATTCCCTATCAAATCATCCAAAACGTTCTTTGATCGACTTCCTATTGATCTTCCTTTTCGCCAACGTCTATTTTTTCCGACTCCGTTTGCACGACTAAAACTGAACATTGAGCATGGTGCATGACGTAATTACTGACGCTACCCAGTAGTATTTCCGACAATCCCCGGCGTCCCCGCCGACCAATCACAATCAAATCAATTGACCGTTGTTTAGCAACTTCACAGATGATTTGTTCAGGGTGTCCCAGTTGTTGAATATAATCCGTTGTTACCCCTTGGGCTTGGGCTTGTTCCGCGTGGTGGTGTAGGTATTCCTGACTGGCTTTCTCGATCGTTTGCCACTGTTCTAGGTAAAACATCACCGCTTCATCCTGGAGCAAGGGCACTTTCATGTTGGGGTATTGATAGGCAATATCGGCATATTCCGGATCAAAAAACGAAAAAGCATGGAGCAAGGTGAGGGATGCCCCCGTTGCCTTGGCGATCGCGATCGCTTCCTCTAGTACCTGCTGACTATTTTCCGTGCGATCCAATGCGACTAAAATTTTTTTAACCATAACCCACCTCATTCAAATTCGTATCTATCAAACTTGTATCTACCAAACTTGTATCTACCAAACTTGTATCTACCAAACTTGTATTGATAAAAACTCTATCTATCAAAGGTCGCAAGCATTTCCCTGAACATTGTTAGAATCGAAAAAGTCGGTGGGAAAAGCCAGTCTGCATGGCAGATGACCCTCCCACCGTTCTAGGCTAGCCTTGTTGTAACTTGCGTTCTGCTTGATCGATCTCTAGGGTCGTCTTCAGCACAGAATCTGGGTTGAGGCTAATGGAATCAATCCCCAGTTCCACCAGAAATTGGGCGAATTCTGGATAGTCGCTAGGGGCTTGGCCACAGATGCCGATTTTGCGTCCGTTGGCTTTGGCCGTGGCGATCGCTTGGGCAATCATGCGTTTAACCGCAGCATTGCGTTCGTCGAACAGATGGGCCACCAATGCAGAATCGCGATCGAGTCCTAGGGTCAATTGCGTCAGGTCATTGGAACCAATGGAAAAGCCATCGAAGACTTCACTAAAGCGATCGGCCTGCATCACGTTACTGGGCAATTCGCACATCACATAGACTTGCAGTCCATTTTCGCCCCGCACTAAGCCATGCTGACTCATTTCCAGCAGTACCCGTTGCCCCTCTTCCGGCGTCCGACAGAAGGGCACCATCAGCACCACATTGGTCAGCCCCATCTCATTGCGTACCCGTTTCATCGCTTGGCATTCTAGGGCAAAGCCTTCCCGATAGCGATCGTCGTAATAGCGCGAGGCTCCCCGCCAACCAATCATCGGGTTTTCTTCTCGGGGTTCAAACTGACGCCCCCCAAGCAAGTTGGCATATTCGTTACTCTTGAAGTCCGACAGCCGCACAATCACGGGTTTGGGATAAAATGCCGCCGCAATCGTGCCAATGCCAAAGGCTAACTTATCCACAAAGAAATCAGCTTTATTTTCGTATTGTGGAGTGAGGTCTGCAATTTTGGCCTGGGCAACCCGATCGTCGAGATCATCAAAGTTCAACAACGCGAGGGGATGGGCTTGGATGTGGTTGGCAATAATAAATTCCATCCGTGCCAGCCCAACGCCATCATTGGGAATAGCCGAGAGACTGAACGCTTCCTGGGGATTACCCACGTTCATGAGAATTTGCGTTTGGGTTCGGGGTAAATTTTCTAATTCAAATTCCTGAACTTCAAAGGGCAAAATGCCGTTGTAGACTTTCCCCTCTTCCCCCTCCGCACAGGAAACGGTCACCGCTTGCTTATTGTGAATCGTGGTCGTGGCCGTCTGACAACCCACGATCGCCGGGATGCCCAACTCCCGCGCAATAATCGCCGCGTGGCAAGTCCGTCCGCCCTGATCCGTCACGATCGCGCTGGCTTTTTTCATAATCGGTTCCCAGTCGGGATCGGTGCGGCTTGTCACGAGGACTTCCCCCGCTTGGAACTGGTCAATTTCCTGCACATTCAGAATCACCCGCGCTTGGCCGTGGCCAATCATTTCCCCCACCGCACGACCTGTAACGATCGGGGTGGCAACCTTGGCTTCGATCGGGCCGAGGCGATAGGATTTCAGCACGTTCTTGGTCTTTTGGGATTGCACCGTTTCGGGCCGCGCTTGGACAATGAAGAGTTCATGGGTAATGCCATCCTTGGCCCATTCAATATCCATCGGGGTTGGGGTTTCCCGCACCGCAGAATAGTGATCCTCAATCACACAAGCCCATTTAGCCAGTTGCAAAATTTCCGTATCTTGCAGAGCAAACTGTTGGCGATCGGCGTCGGACACGGGAACGTTTTTGGTTTGCTTGGAACCGCCCACATCGTAGACCATTTTGATCTCTTTGCTGCCCAACCGCTTATCGAGAATGGGTTTAAAGCCTTGCTGCAATGTGGGTTTAAAGACTAAATATTCATCCGGGTTAACGGCCCCTTGAACCACATTTTCCCCTAAACCGTAGGCAGCGGTAATCAGTGCCGCATCCTTAAAGCCGGTTTCCGTATCAATGGAAAACATCACACCGGAACAAGCTAAATCCGATCGCACCATTTTTTGTACGCCCACGGAAAGGGCAATACTAAAGTGATCGAATCCCTTAATTTGGCGATAGGAAATGGCCCGATCGGTAAAAATTGAGGCAAAGCACTTATGGCACGCTTCCAATACACTATGCACACCATGGACATTCAGGTAGGTTTCCTGCTGTCCGGCAAAGCTGGCATCGGGCAAATCTTCAGCGGTTGCACTAGAACGCACTGCAACATCGGTATTTGTGCCAGACTGAGGGCAAAGCTGTTTATAGGCAGCGGCGATCGCGTCTTGCAGATCCTGGGGAAAAGGAGTTCCTAAAATGAGGGCCCTTGCCTGTTTACCCACCTCCCGTAGATTGGCCACATCTTCCACGTCCAACGTGGCAAAAATGGCCCGCAGTTTTTCTTCCAATCCGGCTCCCCGAATAAAATACCGATAGGCGTAAGCAGTGGTTGCAAATCCCATCGGTACCTTGACTCCCTTGGCGGTCAATTGTTGGATCATTTCGCCCAAGGATGCGTTTTTCCCTCCTACTAACGGAATATCTTGGATTCCGACATCGCTGAACGGCAGGACGAGGGCGCATTCTTTGGTAGCGGTAATGTTGTCTTGACAGAATAGAGTTTCCATAGATAATTCCTCTTTAGCAACTGGAAGGAGAACAACGACCGTCCAAGCGAAATTGTCTAAGTGCAAAATTCCCGAAGTGTGACATGACCTAAGTTCGATATGACCTGAGTTCGATATGACCTGAGTTCGATATGACCTGAGTTCGATATGACCTAAGTTCGATATGACCTAAGCGCAAAATTGTCTAACTGGGTCAGCAGCATAGGGGGCCGGTGCACCATTGTTGGAGATTGTTGGGGGGGCGGTTAGGGTTCTCTTGGCGTTTCAGTTGTCTCACTTTTGGTTGTAGGCCAAATAGTTGAGGAACTTGTGAAGGTTTTGTCAGATTTTCCTCACAGGTTTCTCAACTCCGATCGCTAAATTGGGATCAATGTTCTCCGGAAATCTAGAAAACCGTTTTGATATTCCTTGATAGCCTTCGATTAAACTCTATGGAAACTTGCCCCTGCTGTAATAATCAACTCCTCTCCTATGTCCGTCCTGGATCAACCTATTGGTTTTGCCGGACTTGCTGGGCAGAAATGATTCCGCTATCTGAGTTACAGGCGATGTGCCACCATCGATCGGCCCCTGGGTTACCGCAATCGCTGCCGACGACCCCGGCGATCGAAGCACCTGTGCAGGTCTTGAATTTGCGTCCTTCCAAGCGATCGAAACTGTCAGAACGATCGAAACTGTCAGAGACTCATTCTGATGTGCCATGGCACGATCGGGAGACGATCTTAGAGGTGGCCTAGCGGTGACCTCGGCTGGGAATGCCTTACGGCAACTTACAGCAGCTTACGGTAACTTACAGCAGCTTACGGTAACTTACAGCAGCTTACGGTAGGTGTGTAGGAATTGTAATGACAAATTCCGTGACTAAGTTGCTCTCAATGCCAAAGTTATTCTCGATGCCAAGGTTACTCTCAATGCCAAAGTTGTTCTCGATACCAGATGAACTGTCTGTCTGGGATCGAGAGTGATGGGTGAGACTCCCGTGATGTTTTTCAACCACAATTTCGTGGGCCACCGACAATCCCAGCCCCAACCCTTGCCCTACGGCTTTGGTGGTAAAGAAGGGGTGAAATAGCGTTGTTTTCGCCTCTTCCGGAATCCCTAAGCCATTATCTGCAATGCGAATCGTTATAGTATTGGGCGTGTCTAAGCGGGTTTGAATGGCGATCCTAGGATGAAAATTG
Protein-coding sequences here:
- a CDS encoding type II toxin-antitoxin system VapC family toxin, whose translation is MSEMIVLDTHIWIWLVNRNLDNFPGAWVDQLASAQRIGVSPVSCYEITLAQEKGRLKLPFTVQEWFQGALAPLGIEIFPLTPSIAARAVQLSPIHKDPFDRMIIATALEYQAKLASVDGVFSQYTELTGYLMESSG
- a CDS encoding universal stress protein; the protein is MVKKILVALDRTENSQQVLEEAIAIAKATGASLTLLHAFSFFDPEYADIAYQYPNMKVPLLQDEAVMFYLEQWQTIEKASQEYLHHHAEQAQAQGVTTDYIQQLGHPEQIICEVAKQRSIDLIVIGRRGRRGLSEILLGSVSNYVMHHAQCSVLVVQTESEKIDVGEKEDQ
- the ppsA gene encoding phosphoenolpyruvate synthase; this encodes METLFCQDNITATKECALVLPFSDVGIQDIPLVGGKNASLGEMIQQLTAKGVKVPMGFATTAYAYRYFIRGAGLEEKLRAIFATLDVEDVANLREVGKQARALILGTPFPQDLQDAIAAAYKQLCPQSGTNTDVAVRSSATAEDLPDASFAGQQETYLNVHGVHSVLEACHKCFASIFTDRAISYRQIKGFDHFSIALSVGVQKMVRSDLACSGVMFSIDTETGFKDAALITAAYGLGENVVQGAVNPDEYLVFKPTLQQGFKPILDKRLGSKEIKMVYDVGGSKQTKNVPVSDADRQQFALQDTEILQLAKWACVIEDHYSAVRETPTPMDIEWAKDGITHELFIVQARPETVQSQKTKNVLKSYRLGPIEAKVATPIVTGRAVGEMIGHGQARVILNVQEIDQFQAGEVLVTSRTDPDWEPIMKKASAIVTDQGGRTCHAAIIARELGIPAIVGCQTATTTIHNKQAVTVSCAEGEEGKVYNGILPFEVQEFELENLPRTQTQILMNVGNPQEAFSLSAIPNDGVGLARMEFIIANHIQAHPLALLNFDDLDDRVAQAKIADLTPQYENKADFFVDKLAFGIGTIAAAFYPKPVIVRLSDFKSNEYANLLGGRQFEPREENPMIGWRGASRYYDDRYREGFALECQAMKRVRNEMGLTNVVLMVPFCRTPEEGQRVLLEMSQHGLVRGENGLQVYVMCELPSNVMQADRFSEVFDGFSIGSNDLTQLTLGLDRDSALVAHLFDERNAAVKRMIAQAIATAKANGRKIGICGQAPSDYPEFAQFLVELGIDSISLNPDSVLKTTLEIDQAERKLQQG